Proteins from one Mycobacterium sp. HUMS_12744610 genomic window:
- a CDS encoding glycosyltransferase — translation MTDRTGANCPKVSVVSTTYNQEAYVRQTFDGFVAQQTDFPVEIIVADDASTDATPAIIREYTDRHPNLFRPIFRSENLGLNANLIDALSSARGEHLALCEGDDYWIDPLKLSKQVTFLDEHPEASVCFHPVRVIWEDGRINDSEFPPVDWRRDLSVDKLLRRNFIQTNSVMYRRLPDYGGIPADVMPLDWYLHVRHAVHGGIAMLPETMAVYRRHPHGMWYNLVVDPAKFWVGQGLGHAATFNAMLDLFPDDLMREHIVAEQVDFMLRQVAKVPGREGRAALLEIGRKYPRIAMLALETRYSTPWQRMKAKWHTHGTESLSRRALANSCSQLIENLRRESTRRVQSRADPQ, via the coding sequence GTGACTGACAGGACAGGAGCCAACTGCCCCAAAGTAAGCGTGGTATCGACCACCTATAACCAGGAGGCCTACGTCCGCCAGACTTTTGACGGCTTCGTGGCTCAGCAGACTGACTTTCCCGTGGAAATCATCGTCGCCGACGATGCCTCGACCGATGCCACGCCAGCGATAATCCGGGAGTACACCGACCGTCACCCAAACTTGTTCCGGCCAATCTTCCGGTCCGAAAACCTGGGCCTTAACGCCAACTTGATCGACGCCTTATCGTCTGCTCGTGGCGAGCATCTCGCCCTGTGCGAAGGCGATGATTACTGGATCGATCCGCTAAAACTCAGCAAACAGGTGACATTCCTCGACGAGCATCCCGAGGCGTCGGTGTGCTTCCATCCCGTGAGAGTGATCTGGGAAGACGGCCGCATCAACGACTCGGAATTCCCGCCGGTCGACTGGCGCCGCGACCTGAGCGTCGACAAGCTGCTCAGGCGGAACTTCATCCAGACGAACTCTGTGATGTACCGCCGCCTTCCGGACTACGGCGGCATCCCGGCCGATGTCATGCCGCTGGACTGGTATCTGCACGTGCGGCACGCGGTTCACGGCGGCATCGCAATGCTGCCGGAGACGATGGCGGTCTACCGCCGCCACCCTCATGGCATGTGGTACAACCTCGTCGTCGACCCGGCAAAGTTTTGGGTAGGGCAAGGTCTAGGGCATGCGGCGACGTTCAACGCGATGCTCGACCTGTTTCCCGACGACCTGATGCGCGAGCATATCGTCGCCGAGCAAGTTGACTTTATGCTCCGCCAGGTCGCCAAGGTCCCGGGGCGGGAGGGTCGCGCCGCTTTACTGGAAATCGGGCGAAAATACCCGCGGATTGCGATGCTCGCCCTTGAAACAAGGTATTCGACGCCATGGCAGCGAATGAAGGCCAAATGGCACACGCACGGCACTGAATCGCTGAGCCGACGCGCGCTCGCAAATTCGTGCTCCCAGCTGATTGAAAATCTAAGGAGAGAATCCACGCGTCGCGTACAGTCGCGCGCCGACCCGCAGTAA
- the mntA gene encoding type VII toxin-antitoxin system MntA family adenylyltransferase antitoxin, with protein sequence MDHVDPRIAEAVEALRRHGAHFAYLHGSRAAGTAREDSDVDIAAYFDGAAPQPFEVLLPAGIDLLVLNRAPLELAGRVALRGTLLFERDPGARVVWEATTRKIYLDELPRLTRAHREFADAVLRRGG encoded by the coding sequence GTGGATCACGTCGACCCCCGGATCGCCGAGGCCGTCGAGGCGCTGCGGCGCCACGGCGCGCATTTTGCGTACCTGCACGGCAGTCGCGCCGCCGGAACCGCGCGCGAAGATTCCGATGTCGACATTGCCGCCTACTTCGACGGAGCGGCGCCGCAGCCTTTCGAGGTCCTCCTGCCCGCCGGCATCGACCTGTTGGTGCTCAACCGTGCCCCCCTGGAGCTTGCCGGCCGGGTCGCGCTGCGCGGGACACTGCTTTTCGAGCGCGATCCCGGCGCTCGTGTGGTGTGGGAGGCCACGACCCGCAAGATCTATCTCGACGAGTTGCCGCGGCTGACCCGGGCCCACCGGGAGTTCGCGGACGCGGTGCTGCGCCGTGGTGGATGA
- a CDS encoding type II toxin-antitoxin system PemK/MazF family toxin — translation MPEPRRGDVWLVALGAARASEPGKHRPAVIVSVDEILAGVDDELVVVVPVSSSRSSTPLRPTVSPDEGVDSPSVAVCRSVRAVARTRLLEKLGTLAPVTMREVERALAMILGVEE, via the coding sequence TTGCCTGAACCGCGACGAGGCGACGTTTGGCTGGTGGCACTTGGAGCCGCCCGCGCCAGTGAGCCCGGCAAACACCGCCCGGCCGTCATCGTTTCCGTTGATGAGATACTCGCCGGGGTCGATGACGAACTCGTTGTCGTGGTACCGGTGTCGAGTTCACGCTCATCCACCCCGTTGCGGCCGACCGTCTCACCGGACGAAGGTGTAGACAGCCCGAGTGTCGCTGTCTGCCGCAGCGTGCGCGCTGTCGCCCGTACCCGCCTGCTGGAAAAGTTGGGAACGCTCGCGCCGGTCACGATGCGCGAAGTCGAACGCGCCCTCGCCATGATTTTGGGCGTTGAGGAATGA
- a CDS encoding SEC-C metal-binding domain-containing protein, producing MFDAIDAAVRQVLSARGPMTEDDLHDALVADGVDLGRDAEATLAEALDGNADLVMPLADGRWALIPAVLDGRVFTHRLGEAEVAHDLLEWGPDLAPVSMLTELDAYRRLADGAPVGDAFALLDEDADAFAARGVPAAAIGGEGALLLPPGCLAGLGVRAGDLVGLRVTADGFDLTVVVGPAPSAGGAALAALLEEHPDRPEMLDNAVWTVCADDEGLFREPTTPLSELLATSGLACEGDWIARAGFDFAEWRLNARIEAMKERYELDDDEALAVLAVVGIYEQVLDAVEGMRSAETAPPADDEVALDLDREIAAAALESLAEPAVAAAALDEMDVHDDQSAAALGVFAETAEPLAPRAARPALRWMRAKALEALGGCEEAEATLHAAESLDPSWPLTLLSLARYAGDRGDAERGLALLRRAGAPDDDELVQLFARFRPAPRAGLGRNERCWCGSGRKYKACHLNREQLPLEQRAAWLYQKATTDLLDGAFGSLFVDAAEARAQYGDDPEALVAAFGDPLVCDAVLFEGGAFAEFLDTRGFLLPDDERALAEQWLLVRRSVHEVLDVSPGQGFTLRDVRTGEVCEVRERTASGRVKAGEYYCARVVPAGETMQIFGGMEPVSPGERDGLIALLDGEPDPVDLVVALSRRFAASVR from the coding sequence ATGTTCGACGCGATTGACGCCGCGGTGCGCCAGGTTCTGTCGGCGCGCGGCCCCATGACCGAGGACGACCTGCACGACGCGCTGGTCGCCGACGGCGTCGATCTCGGGCGCGATGCCGAGGCGACGCTCGCGGAGGCCCTCGACGGGAACGCCGATCTGGTCATGCCCCTGGCCGACGGCCGGTGGGCGCTGATTCCGGCGGTGCTCGACGGCAGGGTGTTCACCCACCGCCTGGGTGAGGCCGAGGTCGCCCACGACCTGCTCGAGTGGGGCCCCGACCTGGCGCCGGTGTCGATGCTGACCGAGCTGGACGCCTACCGACGGCTCGCCGACGGCGCACCGGTCGGCGACGCGTTTGCGCTGCTCGACGAGGACGCGGACGCCTTCGCCGCGCGTGGGGTGCCCGCGGCGGCGATCGGCGGCGAGGGGGCCTTGCTGCTGCCGCCCGGGTGCCTGGCCGGCCTTGGCGTCCGCGCGGGCGATCTCGTCGGGTTGCGGGTCACCGCCGACGGTTTCGACCTCACCGTGGTCGTGGGGCCGGCTCCCTCGGCCGGCGGCGCGGCGCTGGCCGCCCTGCTCGAGGAACACCCCGACCGGCCCGAGATGCTCGACAACGCGGTGTGGACGGTGTGCGCCGACGACGAGGGCCTGTTCCGGGAGCCGACCACGCCGCTGAGCGAACTGCTTGCGACGAGCGGGCTGGCCTGCGAGGGCGACTGGATCGCCCGTGCCGGTTTCGATTTCGCCGAGTGGCGACTCAACGCCCGGATCGAGGCGATGAAGGAGCGCTACGAGCTCGACGACGACGAGGCCCTGGCCGTGCTGGCCGTCGTGGGGATCTACGAACAGGTTCTCGACGCGGTCGAGGGCATGCGGAGCGCGGAGACCGCGCCGCCCGCGGATGACGAGGTGGCATTGGATCTCGACCGGGAGATCGCCGCTGCCGCCCTGGAGTCGCTGGCCGAGCCCGCCGTCGCGGCCGCCGCGCTGGACGAGATGGACGTGCACGACGACCAATCCGCCGCCGCGCTGGGTGTTTTCGCCGAGACGGCGGAGCCGCTGGCGCCGCGCGCGGCGCGTCCCGCGCTGCGCTGGATGCGGGCCAAGGCGCTCGAGGCGCTCGGCGGCTGCGAGGAAGCGGAAGCGACGCTGCACGCCGCCGAGTCGCTGGACCCGTCGTGGCCGCTGACCCTGCTGTCGCTGGCCCGCTATGCCGGCGACCGCGGCGACGCCGAGCGTGGCCTGGCGCTGCTGCGCCGCGCGGGGGCGCCCGACGACGACGAATTGGTGCAACTGTTCGCGCGGTTCCGCCCGGCGCCCCGGGCCGGCCTGGGCCGCAACGAACGCTGCTGGTGCGGGTCGGGCCGCAAATACAAGGCGTGCCACCTCAACCGCGAGCAGTTGCCGCTCGAGCAGCGGGCCGCATGGCTGTACCAGAAGGCCACCACCGACCTGCTCGACGGAGCGTTCGGGTCCCTGTTCGTCGACGCCGCCGAGGCCCGGGCGCAGTACGGGGACGACCCCGAGGCGCTCGTCGCCGCGTTCGGCGATCCGCTGGTCTGCGATGCGGTGCTGTTCGAGGGCGGGGCGTTCGCCGAGTTCCTCGACACGCGCGGGTTCCTGTTGCCCGACGACGAGCGCGCGCTGGCCGAGCAGTGGCTGCTCGTGCGGCGTTCGGTGCACGAGGTGCTCGACGTGTCACCCGGTCAGGGTTTCACGTTGCGTGACGTGCGCACCGGTGAGGTGTGCGAGGTGCGCGAGCGCACCGCCAGCGGGCGGGTCAAAGCGGGCGAATACTATTGCGCGCGCGTGGTTCCCGCGGGGGAGACGATGCAGATCTTCGGCGGGATGGAGCCGGTGTCACCGGGCGAGCGTGACGGGCTGATCGCGCTGCTCGACGGTGAGCCTGACCCCGTGGACCTCGTCGTGGCCCTGTCGCGGCGGTTCGCCGCATCGGTGCGGTAG
- a CDS encoding type II toxin-antitoxin system Phd/YefM family antitoxin, which yields MSISASDARRRLFPLLEQVNTDHQPVRITSKSGDAVLMSADDYDSWQETVYLLRSPENARRLMEAVARDKAGQSAVAKSVDELREMAGGEE from the coding sequence TTGAGCATCAGCGCAAGCGACGCCAGGCGGCGCCTGTTCCCCCTGCTCGAGCAAGTCAACACCGACCACCAGCCGGTGCGCATCACCTCCAAGAGCGGAGATGCGGTGCTCATGTCCGCCGACGACTACGACTCGTGGCAGGAAACCGTCTACCTGCTGCGCTCGCCGGAAAACGCCAGGCGGCTCATGGAAGCGGTCGCCCGCGACAAGGCCGGGCAGTCCGCCGTCGCCAAATCCGTCGACGAGCTGCGGGAGATGGCCGGCGGCGAGGAGTGA
- a CDS encoding ribbon-helix-helix protein, CopG family, with the protein MAKDKVSVTIDQAVLAAADADARAAGLNRSEMIERALRNEHLRISLEDYTTYTVPTLDIDAYAEKVYRANRAAGL; encoded by the coding sequence ATGGCGAAGGATAAAGTTTCGGTGACGATCGACCAGGCTGTACTCGCGGCGGCCGATGCGGACGCCCGGGCGGCTGGGCTGAATCGTTCAGAGATGATCGAACGAGCCCTGCGCAACGAGCATCTCCGAATCTCGCTTGAGGACTACACCACCTACACCGTGCCGACACTGGATATCGACGCCTACGCAGAGAAGGTTTATCGGGCGAACCGGGCCGCTGGCCTGTGA
- a CDS encoding GAP family protein, whose amino-acid sequence MLWNSVLFLGFGMALDPLRLGLVAVVLSRKRPMLNLFAFWMGGMIAGIGIGMAVLVVMRDTAMAALRSAAAVVADVRSSIAFFEGGHLKITLGAIALVSLVVLLARERARMLRPVAAVCGHSDGSGGAAQPRFLRLFAKLGTLNQNILNRGFFWPAFVVGLGSATPPVETLILLTIIMASGAAIGTQFSAFLVYTVMVLAVIEIPLVCYLVEPDKTQAVMLRVQNWLHVHRARISQTALGVSGVALMFQGIGSL is encoded by the coding sequence ATGTTGTGGAACAGCGTGCTATTTCTGGGCTTTGGGATGGCGCTCGACCCGCTGCGGTTGGGGCTCGTCGCCGTCGTGTTGTCGCGGAAGCGCCCCATGCTCAACCTCTTCGCTTTCTGGATGGGCGGCATGATCGCGGGCATCGGCATCGGAATGGCTGTGCTGGTTGTCATGCGCGACACCGCGATGGCAGCTTTGCGGAGTGCGGCGGCCGTGGTCGCAGACGTGCGATCCTCGATCGCCTTCTTCGAAGGTGGGCATCTCAAGATCACTCTCGGCGCGATTGCGCTGGTGTCCCTAGTGGTCCTCTTGGCACGTGAGCGGGCGCGAATGCTACGGCCTGTCGCAGCGGTCTGTGGCCACAGCGATGGGTCCGGGGGCGCGGCGCAGCCGCGCTTCCTGCGATTGTTCGCCAAGCTCGGAACTCTCAACCAGAACATCCTGAACCGGGGATTTTTCTGGCCGGCGTTCGTGGTTGGTCTCGGGTCGGCGACGCCGCCGGTGGAGACCTTGATCCTGCTGACCATCATCATGGCTTCGGGCGCTGCCATCGGCACGCAGTTCAGCGCATTCCTCGTGTACACCGTGATGGTTCTTGCGGTCATCGAGATTCCACTGGTCTGCTATCTGGTGGAGCCCGACAAAACTCAAGCGGTCATGCTGCGTGTGCAGAATTGGCTACACGTTCACCGTGCCCGGATTTCCCAAACGGCGCTGGGCGTCAGTGGAGTGGCGTTAATGTTCCAGGGCATAGGCAGTCTCTGA
- a CDS encoding glycosyltransferase family 2 protein — protein sequence MVSVDADYRDEATRTPHVSVCVPMYNNGATIERCLRSILDQDGVDFEIVVVDDNSSDDGAAIAARLLRPGDRLIRNESRAGLNRNHNNCLENARGTCIQFVHGDDWLLPGALQMLSTRFDDPTVGLAFAPRHVKTEDLRWLRRCGRQHTRFWGLREYNDGPSLVTQMLLQGGKGNWIGEPTCVMFRRELALEVGGLRDDIFQLVDLDFWYRLMLRSAVCFVPRELSVRSHSGGTETTRNVTTRRWWLDHLRILTWLIVDPASPAGVRVMSAVLWPPAWLVAVGEVTLFGPQRWSRLKILARAPYREFAHARRLRDDLSRPAAMLPASRRS from the coding sequence GTGGTGTCGGTAGACGCCGACTATCGTGACGAAGCGACCAGGACTCCGCACGTCTCGGTATGTGTACCCATGTACAACAACGGCGCGACGATCGAACGTTGTCTGCGGAGCATCCTTGACCAGGACGGCGTCGACTTCGAGATAGTCGTCGTTGACGACAATTCATCTGACGATGGTGCCGCGATCGCCGCGCGCCTGCTCAGGCCGGGAGATCGACTGATCCGCAACGAATCGCGCGCCGGGCTCAACCGCAACCACAACAACTGCTTGGAAAACGCACGCGGTACGTGCATCCAGTTCGTCCACGGCGACGACTGGTTACTTCCGGGAGCTTTGCAGATGTTATCCACACGGTTCGACGATCCGACTGTTGGGCTGGCTTTCGCGCCCAGGCACGTGAAGACAGAAGACCTCAGATGGCTGCGGCGATGCGGTAGGCAGCACACCCGATTCTGGGGGCTTCGCGAATACAACGACGGACCGTCGCTGGTCACGCAAATGTTGCTGCAAGGTGGCAAAGGGAATTGGATCGGCGAACCGACATGCGTGATGTTTCGCCGCGAATTGGCCCTGGAGGTCGGGGGACTTCGTGACGATATTTTCCAACTCGTCGATTTGGATTTCTGGTACCGCTTGATGCTGCGATCGGCGGTTTGTTTCGTCCCACGCGAGTTGTCGGTGCGCAGCCACAGCGGTGGCACCGAGACGACGCGCAACGTCACAACCCGGCGTTGGTGGCTAGACCACCTACGCATTCTCACCTGGCTGATCGTGGACCCGGCATCGCCCGCCGGCGTTCGCGTCATGTCGGCGGTGTTGTGGCCACCAGCATGGCTGGTGGCCGTAGGCGAAGTCACGCTCTTCGGACCCCAGCGGTGGTCACGCCTGAAGATCCTTGCTCGAGCACCCTATCGGGAGTTCGCGCATGCCCGGCGGCTGCGCGATGACCTGTCAAGGCCGGCAGCGATGTTGCCCGCGAGTAGACGAAGCTGA
- a CDS encoding GNAT family N-acetyltransferase — MSGYSTPRPISERYDLLPFDCGDTSLDHYLRARALANHVEGASRCYVTCRADRVVGFYALSAASLQRRAAPGRVRRNIPEPVPVILLSRLAVDRAEQGKGLGAHLLRDAIIRSVRAAGLIGARAMLVHAISDEARSFYAHFDFEPSPTDRLHLLLLIKDADALTRA, encoded by the coding sequence GTGAGCGGCTACAGCACGCCGCGTCCGATCAGTGAACGCTACGATCTCCTCCCATTTGACTGCGGCGATACCAGCTTGGACCACTACCTGCGTGCCCGAGCTTTGGCCAACCACGTCGAAGGCGCGTCTCGTTGTTATGTGACGTGTCGCGCCGACCGGGTCGTCGGCTTTTACGCGCTGTCGGCGGCGTCGCTGCAGCGCCGTGCGGCGCCCGGACGAGTGCGGCGCAACATACCAGAGCCCGTGCCGGTGATCCTGTTGTCCCGGTTGGCGGTCGATCGTGCGGAACAAGGCAAGGGGCTCGGTGCACATCTGCTGCGGGATGCGATTATTCGCAGCGTGCGCGCGGCCGGCCTGATCGGCGCGCGGGCGATGTTGGTACACGCCATCAGCGATGAGGCCCGCTCGTTCTACGCCCATTTCGACTTCGAGCCGTCGCCCACCGACCGGTTGCACCTGCTGTTGCTCATCAAGGACGCCGACGCGCTGACGCGGGCGTAA
- a CDS encoding class I SAM-dependent methyltransferase → MASGKSESTLEFTAHNIRLDDGTFTKPDSMISMVDHPWFISARGILETVFPGDKSQLRLADVGCLEGGFAVEFARMGFQVVGIEVRELNIAACNYVKSKTDLPHLAFVQDNALNIARHGTFDAVFCCGLLYHLDRPKEYLKTLSAVTNKLLILQTHFSLISRNDRRFRLPTNLLTDKLLRRHESTKYVLSPPTENEGLPGRWYTEFANDRSFGKRQTAKWSSWDNRRSFWIQREYLIQAIQDAGFDLVLEEYGNLQPSIAECLVGGSYQANLRGTFIGIKTHNSR, encoded by the coding sequence GTGGCATCGGGAAAATCTGAAAGCACGTTGGAATTCACCGCGCATAACATCCGCCTCGATGACGGAACTTTCACGAAACCCGATTCAATGATTTCAATGGTGGATCATCCGTGGTTCATATCGGCGCGCGGAATTCTGGAAACGGTGTTCCCTGGGGATAAAAGCCAACTTCGCTTGGCCGACGTGGGCTGCTTGGAAGGCGGGTTCGCGGTTGAGTTCGCGCGCATGGGCTTTCAGGTTGTTGGGATTGAGGTACGTGAGCTGAATATAGCGGCGTGTAATTATGTCAAGTCGAAGACTGATCTGCCGCACTTAGCTTTTGTCCAGGATAACGCCTTGAACATAGCCAGACACGGCACCTTCGATGCTGTTTTCTGCTGCGGCCTGCTGTATCACCTTGATCGCCCAAAAGAATACCTGAAAACACTTTCAGCAGTGACGAACAAGCTTCTGATTCTGCAGACACATTTTTCGCTTATTAGTCGGAATGATAGGAGGTTTAGATTACCGACGAATCTATTGACAGACAAGCTATTAAGAAGGCATGAGTCCACGAAGTACGTTCTTTCGCCGCCCACCGAAAACGAGGGCCTCCCTGGAAGGTGGTATACGGAATTCGCCAACGATCGATCATTCGGCAAAAGGCAGACTGCGAAATGGTCGTCGTGGGACAATCGTCGGTCTTTCTGGATTCAACGTGAGTACTTAATTCAGGCGATTCAGGACGCTGGATTTGATCTCGTGCTGGAAGAATATGGCAATTTGCAACCGAGCATTGCAGAATGCTTGGTCGGTGGTTCCTATCAAGCAAATCTTCGGGGGACTTTCATCGGCATCAAGACCCACAATTCACGCTAA
- a CDS encoding type II toxin-antitoxin system PemK/MazF family toxin, whose protein sequence is MRRLPRIESGQVWFVDFDPVRGREQGKDRPALVVSSRFHLDLTMGQRICVLPLTSVERVGWLHRVHVGSGGGWVITEQIRTVSVQRFRRHAPEIRLSVAELHEVRHALAQMLTV, encoded by the coding sequence GTGAGGCGCCTGCCACGCATCGAGTCGGGGCAGGTGTGGTTCGTCGACTTCGATCCGGTGCGTGGGCGCGAGCAGGGCAAGGACCGGCCGGCGCTGGTGGTTTCGTCCCGCTTCCACCTGGACTTGACGATGGGGCAGCGGATCTGCGTGCTGCCGCTGACAAGCGTGGAGCGCGTCGGCTGGTTGCACCGGGTCCATGTGGGCTCCGGCGGCGGTTGGGTCATCACCGAGCAGATTCGCACCGTGTCCGTCCAGCGGTTTCGCCGCCACGCCCCCGAGATCCGGCTCTCGGTCGCCGAATTGCACGAAGTCCGGCACGCCTTGGCGCAGATGCTGACCGTCTGA
- a CDS encoding dodecin, translating to MNNHTYRVIEIVGSSPDGVDAAIRSGLKRAAQTMRNLDWFEVESIRGHLDDGAVGHYQVTMKVGFRLEDS from the coding sequence ATGAACAATCACACCTACCGCGTGATCGAGATAGTCGGAAGTTCACCCGACGGCGTTGACGCGGCTATCCGCAGCGGCCTGAAACGAGCGGCGCAGACGATGCGCAACCTCGACTGGTTCGAAGTGGAGTCGATTCGCGGCCACCTGGATGACGGGGCCGTCGGCCACTACCAGGTGACCATGAAAGTCGGCTTCCGCCTGGAAGACTCGTAG
- a CDS encoding antitoxin yields MAIRTTTIRVPVQTRDRLAAQARERGISIAALLSELALRAQREISFRAERDATRAESTAAEVREEDRDWDDSVADGLA; encoded by the coding sequence ATGGCTATACGTACCACAACGATCAGGGTGCCGGTCCAGACTCGTGACCGACTGGCAGCCCAGGCCCGCGAACGAGGCATCTCAATTGCCGCTCTTCTCTCGGAGCTGGCCTTGCGTGCCCAGCGCGAGATCAGCTTCCGCGCCGAACGCGACGCCACGCGCGCCGAGTCGACCGCCGCCGAAGTACGCGAGGAGGACCGCGACTGGGACGACTCCGTCGCTGACGGCCTTGCCTGA
- a CDS encoding glycosyltransferase family 2 protein: protein MSLLITVPVFGQHEYTHALVGDLEREGADYLIVDNRGDYPRIGSERVSTPGTNLGWAGGSEHGFRIAFTEGYTHAMTLNNDTRLSKGFVGAFLDSRLPPDAGIVGPMIDHGFPYAVESSEPHAADYRPRPQYRVVPAVEGTALMISRECWQRAGGLDLTNFKRYGWGIDLDLALRARRAGFGIYTTEMAYINHFGRRTANGHYGSWRYELGANVAMLQGLRRLHGLGAALAIMRQIGAAHDRKWHKPIPLDNASRQLTD, encoded by the coding sequence GTGTCGCTCCTGATTACGGTCCCGGTGTTCGGGCAGCACGAGTACACCCATGCCCTGGTGGGCGATCTGGAGCGCGAGGGCGCCGACTACCTGATCGTGGACAACCGGGGCGACTATCCCCGGATCGGCAGCGAGCGGGTCTCCACCCCGGGCACGAACCTCGGTTGGGCCGGCGGCAGCGAACACGGGTTCCGCATCGCGTTCACCGAGGGCTACACCCACGCGATGACACTGAACAACGACACCCGGCTCTCCAAGGGGTTCGTCGGTGCCTTTCTGGACTCGCGCCTGCCCCCCGACGCGGGAATCGTCGGGCCCATGATCGATCACGGCTTTCCCTACGCGGTCGAAAGCAGCGAACCGCACGCCGCCGACTATCGCCCCCGGCCGCAGTACCGGGTGGTGCCCGCCGTGGAGGGCACGGCGCTGATGATCTCCCGCGAATGCTGGCAACGCGCGGGCGGGCTGGACCTGACCAACTTCAAGCGTTACGGCTGGGGCATCGACCTGGACCTCGCATTACGCGCGCGACGCGCCGGATTCGGGATTTACACCACCGAGATGGCCTACATCAACCACTTCGGCCGCAGGACGGCCAACGGCCACTATGGCAGCTGGCGCTATGAGCTGGGCGCCAATGTGGCGATGCTGCAAGGATTGCGCCGGCTGCACGGCCTGGGCGCCGCGCTTGCGATCATGCGGCAGATCGGTGCCGCGCATGACCGCAAGTGGCACAAGCCGATTCCGCTGGACAACGCGAGCCGCCAGCTGACGGACTGA
- a CDS encoding methyltransferase domain-containing protein encodes MLNLDIRVRAGAVLRRATRFGRGVCYLGLHQCNLCGYWVRFGRHPDLRDTLVRHGFRYSIDDFETLNHRRFLCPICGSIDRDRLYKLYVDRFLRPDDIRRVLEFAPSAPLSAYLRSRADFQYRTADLMMTGVDDVVDIMDMQTYADDSFDFFICSHILEHVSDDGRALNELYRILAPGGCGIVMTPVAPEGCFDEDPTVTDESERWRRFCQGDHVRLYDRSTLCSRIRQSGFELSALSWSTFTQRTFVRHSIALKSMLYVVHKPETDGL; translated from the coding sequence ATGCTGAACCTCGACATCCGTGTTCGCGCCGGCGCCGTTCTCCGCCGCGCCACACGCTTTGGTCGCGGCGTGTGCTACTTGGGCCTCCACCAGTGCAACCTGTGCGGTTACTGGGTCCGCTTCGGCAGGCATCCTGATTTGCGAGACACGCTGGTCCGACATGGTTTTCGGTACTCCATCGACGATTTCGAGACCCTCAACCACCGCCGGTTTCTCTGTCCGATATGCGGTTCGATCGATCGAGATCGGCTCTACAAGCTCTACGTCGACCGGTTCCTCCGACCCGACGACATTCGGCGGGTACTGGAATTTGCGCCATCGGCGCCCCTATCAGCGTATCTACGCAGCCGCGCCGACTTTCAGTACCGCACCGCGGATCTCATGATGACCGGCGTCGATGACGTCGTTGACATCATGGACATGCAGACGTACGCGGACGACTCATTCGACTTCTTCATCTGCTCCCATATCCTCGAGCACGTTTCGGACGACGGCCGCGCGCTCAATGAGTTGTACCGGATACTGGCGCCCGGTGGTTGCGGGATCGTTATGACACCGGTGGCGCCTGAAGGCTGCTTCGACGAGGATCCCACGGTGACCGATGAATCGGAGCGTTGGCGCCGCTTCTGTCAAGGCGACCACGTGCGACTCTACGACCGCTCCACGCTGTGTTCGCGTATCCGGCAGAGCGGATTCGAACTCTCGGCGCTCAGCTGGAGCACTTTCACGCAGCGGACGTTCGTGCGGCATAGCATAGCTCTCAAATCGATGTTGTATGTGGTGCACAAACCAGAGACCGACGGCCTCTGA
- the hepT gene encoding type VII toxin-antitoxin system HepT family RNase toxin, with translation MVDEVRVLRLLRAVTDDLDLLFQESKADAARRADPLWLRGVKYTFVTSIEACIDIAQHICSAQGWGPPADNGDAMNVLGRHGALTADLSDAMRKAVGFRNVLVHEYVEVSDAIVESRLSDLRDLDQFVEQVTAFLRDGPRA, from the coding sequence GTGGTGGATGAAGTCCGCGTCCTGCGGTTGCTACGTGCCGTCACCGACGACCTCGATCTTTTGTTTCAGGAATCCAAGGCCGATGCAGCGCGGCGTGCCGATCCGCTGTGGTTACGCGGGGTGAAGTACACGTTCGTCACGTCGATCGAAGCGTGTATCGACATCGCCCAGCACATCTGCTCGGCGCAGGGCTGGGGGCCACCGGCGGACAACGGCGATGCCATGAACGTGCTCGGGCGCCACGGGGCCCTCACGGCCGACCTGTCCGACGCCATGCGTAAGGCTGTCGGCTTTCGCAACGTCCTGGTGCACGAGTACGTCGAGGTGTCCGACGCGATCGTGGAGTCCCGGCTGAGCGATCTGCGGGACCTGGATCAGTTCGTCGAACAGGTGACCGCTTTCCTGCGCGACGGCCCGCGCGCCTGA